A window from Thermomonas aquatica encodes these proteins:
- a CDS encoding DUF2065 domain-containing protein: protein MADLWAALCLVAVLEGLFLFAAPGAWKRAAEQLQAMPDEHVRRIGGIVLILGIVSLYLVRGG from the coding sequence ATGGCCGACCTGTGGGCGGCGCTGTGCCTGGTCGCGGTGCTGGAAGGCCTGTTCCTGTTCGCCGCGCCCGGCGCCTGGAAGCGGGCGGCCGAGCAGTTGCAGGCCATGCCGGATGAGCATGTGCGGCGGATCGGCGGGATCGTGTTGATCCTCGGCATCGTGTCGCTGTACCTGGTGCGGGGCGGCTGA
- a CDS encoding serine protease, giving the protein MPMPRFPVVPRLLAVALLIAASGYPAIAAAQDQHADEDADEDDDADAATDESADEADDAGQDADQDEDENAAEDDGEDENAADAGQDEAADDTADGDADDPRGIAEEIDVGSGDDYAVEYDEADDSWASAWNQPETEQDDVIPIDHSVFAKDEDVWLVEEEDEGDDAGDSVGGGMPSIRVTKRPTGKAGRKPPRRPGDDDDTVYSFGGLPVAAASVPWQAQILYPGAPPKPDDKRPAWQRQHYCGGALIAPDWVVTAAHCIDQNEVDHGFKVRLGAQDISKGDGVLYKIDRIVRHSQYNAESNDVNNPPNMYANDIALVHIVADGKPVPIDSRRIRQIPLNHNPLPSAVPVSATGWGVTGSSEAANKMNAVLLRVDLQAMPNPVCQQRPGYGPQKIKDGVFCAANKTQSTCRGDSGGPVILTNGTPLLVGIVSWGKRACAGDGRPGVYTRIDRYAQWIDQAMKLPLGKNQLP; this is encoded by the coding sequence ATGCCCATGCCGCGCTTCCCGGTCGTACCCCGCCTGCTTGCGGTCGCGCTGCTGATCGCGGCAAGCGGCTATCCCGCCATCGCCGCCGCACAGGACCAGCACGCGGACGAGGATGCGGACGAGGACGACGATGCCGATGCAGCCACCGACGAATCCGCGGACGAGGCCGACGACGCGGGCCAGGATGCCGACCAGGACGAGGACGAGAACGCCGCGGAGGACGATGGCGAGGACGAAAATGCGGCCGACGCAGGACAGGACGAAGCCGCGGACGACACCGCCGACGGGGATGCGGACGATCCGCGGGGCATCGCCGAGGAGATCGACGTGGGCAGCGGCGACGACTATGCCGTCGAATACGACGAAGCCGACGACAGCTGGGCCAGCGCCTGGAACCAACCTGAAACCGAACAGGACGACGTGATCCCGATCGACCACAGCGTGTTCGCCAAGGACGAAGACGTGTGGCTGGTCGAGGAAGAGGATGAAGGCGACGATGCCGGCGATTCCGTCGGCGGCGGCATGCCCTCGATCCGCGTCACAAAGCGTCCGACCGGCAAGGCCGGCCGCAAGCCGCCGCGCCGCCCCGGCGACGACGACGACACGGTCTACTCCTTCGGCGGCCTGCCGGTGGCGGCGGCATCGGTGCCATGGCAGGCGCAGATCCTCTACCCGGGCGCACCGCCCAAGCCGGACGACAAGCGCCCGGCCTGGCAACGCCAGCACTACTGCGGCGGTGCGCTGATCGCGCCGGACTGGGTGGTCACCGCCGCCCATTGCATCGACCAGAACGAGGTCGACCATGGCTTCAAGGTGCGGCTGGGCGCGCAGGACATCTCCAAGGGCGACGGCGTGCTCTACAAGATCGACCGCATCGTCCGCCATTCGCAGTACAACGCCGAAAGCAACGACGTGAACAACCCGCCCAACATGTACGCCAACGACATCGCGCTGGTGCACATCGTGGCGGACGGCAAGCCGGTTCCCATCGACAGCCGGCGCATCCGGCAAATCCCGCTCAACCACAATCCGCTGCCGTCCGCGGTTCCGGTATCGGCCACCGGCTGGGGCGTGACCGGCAGCAGCGAAGCGGCCAACAAGATGAATGCCGTGCTGTTGCGGGTCGACCTGCAGGCGATGCCCAACCCGGTGTGCCAGCAACGCCCCGGCTACGGGCCGCAGAAGATCAAGGATGGCGTGTTCTGCGCGGCGAACAAGACGCAATCCACCTGCCGCGGCGACAGCGGCGGCCCGGTGATCCTGACCAATGGCACCCCGCTGCTGGTCGGCATCGTCAGCTGGGGCAAGCGCGCCTGTGCAGGCGACGGGCGCCCGGGCGTTTACACGCGGATCGACCGCTATGCGCAGTGGATCGACCAGGCGATGAAGCTGCCCCTGGGCAAGAACCAGTTGCCCTGA
- the hflC gene encoding protease modulator HflC, which yields MRFPAWVPALVAALLVLLSSVFVVNEGQSALVLNLGKVVRSDIGPGLHFKLPLIESARVFDRRLQILAAEPERYLTSEKKDVSVDFFAIGKIENVRDFYRATGGDESIATQRLAPIIKDALRNEINAHTLQQVVSGDRAKVLQAQLVAINKGAATLGVKISDIRIKRIDLPTGGEVIGQVYRRMSAQRKQVASQLRAEGEEQSQKIQSEADRQRAVIAAEAERDAQKLRGEGDAEAARLYAEAANRDPSFYAFQRSLEAYRKSFADGDAVIVLDRNDPFLQYMRSDR from the coding sequence ATGAGATTCCCCGCATGGGTGCCGGCGCTGGTCGCCGCATTGCTGGTGCTGCTGAGCTCGGTGTTCGTGGTCAACGAAGGCCAGAGCGCGCTGGTGCTGAACCTGGGCAAGGTGGTGCGCAGCGACATCGGCCCCGGCCTGCATTTCAAGCTGCCGCTGATCGAGTCGGCGCGCGTGTTCGACCGTCGCCTGCAGATCCTGGCGGCGGAGCCGGAGCGCTACCTGACCTCGGAGAAGAAGGACGTCAGCGTCGATTTCTTCGCCATCGGCAAGATCGAGAACGTGCGCGACTTCTACCGCGCCACCGGCGGCGACGAATCCATCGCCACCCAGCGCCTGGCGCCGATCATCAAGGACGCGCTGCGCAACGAGATCAACGCCCACACCCTGCAGCAGGTCGTGTCCGGCGACCGCGCCAAGGTGCTGCAGGCGCAATTGGTCGCGATCAACAAGGGCGCGGCCACGCTGGGCGTGAAGATCTCCGACATCCGCATCAAGCGCATCGACCTGCCGACCGGCGGCGAGGTGATCGGGCAGGTGTACCGGCGCATGAGCGCGCAACGCAAGCAGGTGGCCAGCCAGCTGCGCGCCGAGGGCGAGGAGCAGTCGCAGAAGATCCAGTCCGAAGCCGACCGCCAGCGCGCGGTGATCGCCGCCGAGGCCGAACGCGACGCGCAGAAACTTCGCGGCGAGGGCGATGCCGAAGCCGCGCGCCTGTATGCGGAAGCGGCCAACCGCGATCCGTCCTTCTATGCCTTCCAGCGCAGCCTGGAGGCGTACCGCAAGTCCTTCGCGGATGGCGACGCGGTGATCGTGCTGGACCGCAACGACCCGTTCCTGCAATACATGCGCAGCGACCGCTGA
- the hflK gene encoding FtsH protease activity modulator HflK: MAWNKPGGASNGGGRRSGGGPGGLFDRLPNFGGGFGDGNPLRWIWIAIGLWLAFNCFVLVTEQQRGVVLRFGQFDRVMQPGPHFKLPWPLERVIKVNATEIKTYSETVPVLTRDENIVSVEINVQYRIGDAQLYLFGTRNADDVLKEATLSAVREQVGRSDLDTVLSARSALSVSSKQRLQAALQTYKTGLVVTELNLPNARPPEEVKPAFDDVNSAQQDKDRLKNEAEAYASKIVPEARGQAARVRTEAEGYKTAAIARATGDAQRFSLLVEQYKAAPEVTRKRLWLETVQQVLAENRKVVGGDGRQLIYVPMQGATTTQPAAPAQAILPDLVSPTVEATADPARPGRQGRNAGREENAR, from the coding sequence ATGGCCTGGAACAAACCCGGTGGCGCGTCCAATGGCGGCGGGCGCCGCAGTGGCGGCGGGCCTGGCGGCCTGTTCGACAGGTTGCCGAACTTCGGTGGCGGCTTCGGCGACGGCAACCCGCTGCGCTGGATCTGGATCGCCATCGGCCTGTGGCTGGCGTTCAACTGCTTCGTGCTGGTCACCGAACAGCAGCGCGGCGTGGTGCTGCGCTTCGGCCAGTTCGACCGGGTGATGCAGCCCGGTCCGCATTTCAAGCTGCCGTGGCCGCTGGAGCGGGTGATCAAGGTCAACGCGACCGAGATCAAGACCTACAGCGAAACCGTGCCGGTGCTGACCCGCGACGAGAACATCGTCAGCGTCGAGATCAACGTGCAGTACCGCATCGGCGATGCGCAGCTGTACCTGTTCGGCACCCGCAACGCCGACGACGTGCTGAAGGAGGCGACCCTGAGCGCGGTGCGCGAGCAGGTCGGCCGTTCCGACCTGGACACCGTGCTGAGCGCGCGCAGCGCGCTGTCGGTCTCGTCCAAGCAGCGTTTGCAGGCGGCCCTGCAGACGTACAAGACCGGCCTGGTGGTCACCGAACTCAACCTGCCCAACGCGCGTCCGCCGGAGGAAGTGAAGCCGGCCTTCGACGACGTCAACAGCGCGCAGCAGGACAAGGACCGGCTGAAGAACGAGGCCGAAGCCTACGCCAGCAAGATCGTGCCCGAGGCCCGCGGCCAGGCCGCGCGCGTGCGCACCGAGGCGGAAGGCTACAAGACCGCGGCGATCGCCCGCGCCACCGGCGACGCGCAGCGCTTCAGCCTGCTGGTCGAGCAGTACAAGGCCGCGCCCGAGGTCACCCGCAAGCGGCTGTGGCTGGAAACCGTGCAGCAGGTGCTGGCCGAGAACCGCAAGGTGGTCGGCGGCGATGGCCGCCAGCTGATCTACGTGCCGATGCAGGGCGCGACCACCACCCAGCCTGCCGCGCCCGCCCAGGCGATCCTGCCCGACCTTGTTTCGCCGACGGTGGAAGCCACCGCCGACCCGGCGCGGCCGGGTCGCCAGGGCCGCAACGCGGGCCGCGAGGAGAACGCACGATGA
- a CDS encoding M1 family metallopeptidase → MRRNLVTAAITLALCGAASLASAQTPAEISRAANPPAVRATTQLPHGVKPSHYAIEVTPHADKMAFDGKVKISLDVLEPTPTIVLQAVNMSFANSVLTGASGKKLVPKVSVDAENQTATFAFAAPLAAGSYVLATDYTGVINTQANGLFAIDYDTDAGKQRALYTQFENSDARKFVPSWDEPNFKATFDLTVNAPAAQMAVSNMPVVESKDIGNGLKRVVFQTSPKMSTYLLFLGLGEFDRATDSVDGTEVGVVTPKGKVGQAAGALEASKLVLKEYNDYFGVKYPLPKLDNIAAPGRSQFFSAMENWGAIFTFEYALLVDPKISTIGNVQGIFSIAAHEIAHQWFGDLVTMSWWDDLWLNEGFATWMAARTTAKFHPEWKTELGAVGGREGAMSRDAVATTHPVVQKIETVEQASQAFDAITYSKGGAVIRMLENYVGEDAWREGVRAYMRTHAYGNTVSDDLWSAVQTAAGKPILDIAHDFTLQPGVPLITVDSATCANGNTTLQFTQGEFTKDRPGKTPLRWRVPVVAQAVGGARVDTVVEGGKGSLVVPGCGAVVVNAGQGGYYRTLYGAEQFAAISKGFATLSTMDQLGIMNDTWALGMGGLRSASDYLDLAKNVPADADPAIWSDIAGSLSGLDGYYDGDAKRQAKFRKFALSVLRPAFARIGWNAKADDSAPVQLLRTQLIGTLAGLDDEAVIAEARRRFAAGPDDANAMPPALRNTITGIVAYNADAATWDKLHAMAKAEKTPLIKDSLYSMLSIAKDKALAQRALELALTDEPGATNSAGMIGAVSGSHPDMAFDFALAHREQVDKLVDSTSQARYYPGIGGGSSDKAMIGKLRAYADKYIAPSSRNATETAIANIEYRLKVRETRIPAIDAWLQKHGG, encoded by the coding sequence ATGCGTCGCAACCTGGTGACCGCTGCAATCACGCTCGCGCTGTGCGGGGCCGCTTCCCTGGCGTCGGCGCAGACGCCGGCCGAAATTTCCCGCGCGGCGAATCCGCCCGCGGTCCGCGCGACCACCCAGCTGCCGCACGGGGTGAAGCCTTCGCACTATGCGATCGAAGTCACCCCGCACGCGGACAAGATGGCGTTCGACGGGAAGGTGAAGATCAGCCTGGACGTGCTCGAGCCGACGCCGACGATCGTGCTGCAGGCGGTCAACATGAGCTTCGCCAACAGCGTGCTGACCGGCGCGTCCGGCAAGAAGCTGGTGCCGAAGGTGAGCGTGGATGCCGAGAACCAGACCGCGACCTTCGCCTTCGCTGCCCCGCTGGCGGCGGGCAGCTACGTGCTGGCCACCGATTACACCGGCGTCATCAACACCCAGGCCAACGGCCTGTTCGCGATCGACTACGACACCGATGCCGGCAAGCAGCGCGCGCTGTACACCCAGTTCGAGAATTCGGATGCGCGCAAGTTCGTGCCGTCGTGGGACGAGCCGAACTTCAAGGCGACCTTCGACCTGACCGTCAACGCGCCGGCCGCGCAGATGGCGGTCAGCAACATGCCGGTCGTCGAATCGAAGGACATCGGCAACGGCCTGAAGCGGGTCGTGTTCCAGACCTCGCCGAAGATGTCGACCTACCTGCTGTTCCTCGGCCTCGGCGAATTCGACCGCGCCACCGACAGCGTGGACGGCACCGAGGTCGGGGTGGTCACGCCGAAGGGCAAGGTGGGCCAGGCCGCAGGCGCGCTGGAAGCGTCCAAGCTGGTGCTGAAGGAATACAACGACTACTTCGGGGTCAAGTACCCGCTGCCGAAGCTCGACAACATCGCCGCGCCGGGCCGCAGCCAGTTCTTCAGTGCGATGGAGAACTGGGGCGCGATCTTCACCTTCGAGTACGCGCTGCTGGTCGATCCCAAGATCTCCACCATCGGCAACGTGCAGGGCATCTTCTCGATCGCCGCGCACGAGATCGCCCACCAGTGGTTCGGCGACCTGGTGACCATGAGCTGGTGGGACGACCTGTGGCTCAACGAGGGCTTCGCCACCTGGATGGCCGCGCGCACCACCGCCAAGTTCCATCCGGAATGGAAGACCGAACTCGGCGCGGTCGGCGGCCGCGAGGGCGCGATGAGCCGCGACGCCGTGGCGACCACCCACCCGGTGGTGCAGAAGATCGAGACCGTGGAGCAGGCCAGCCAGGCCTTCGACGCGATCACCTACAGCAAGGGCGGTGCGGTGATCCGCATGCTGGAGAACTACGTCGGCGAGGACGCGTGGCGCGAGGGCGTGCGCGCGTACATGCGCACGCACGCCTACGGCAACACCGTGTCCGACGACCTGTGGAGCGCGGTGCAGACCGCGGCCGGCAAGCCGATCCTCGATATCGCGCACGACTTCACCCTGCAGCCGGGCGTGCCGCTGATCACGGTGGATTCCGCGACCTGCGCGAACGGCAACACCACCCTGCAGTTCACCCAGGGCGAGTTCACCAAGGATCGCCCGGGCAAGACGCCGCTGCGCTGGCGCGTGCCGGTGGTGGCGCAGGCGGTGGGCGGCGCGCGCGTCGACACCGTGGTCGAAGGCGGCAAGGGCTCGCTGGTGGTGCCGGGCTGCGGCGCGGTGGTGGTCAACGCGGGGCAGGGCGGCTACTACCGCACGCTGTACGGCGCCGAGCAGTTCGCCGCGATCAGCAAGGGTTTTGCCACCCTGTCGACGATGGACCAGCTCGGCATCATGAACGACACCTGGGCGCTGGGCATGGGCGGGCTGCGTTCCGCGTCCGACTACCTCGACCTTGCCAAGAACGTGCCGGCCGACGCCGATCCGGCGATCTGGTCCGACATCGCCGGCAGCCTGTCCGGCCTCGATGGCTATTACGACGGCGACGCCAAGCGCCAGGCCAAGTTCCGCAAGTTCGCGCTGTCGGTGCTGCGCCCGGCGTTCGCGCGGATCGGCTGGAACGCGAAGGCGGACGATTCCGCGCCGGTGCAGCTGCTGCGCACGCAGCTGATCGGCACCCTGGCCGGGCTCGATGACGAGGCCGTGATCGCCGAGGCGCGCCGCCGTTTCGCCGCCGGTCCGGACGACGCGAACGCGATGCCGCCGGCCTTGCGCAACACCATCACCGGCATCGTCGCCTACAACGCCGACGCCGCGACCTGGGACAAGCTGCACGCGATGGCGAAGGCGGAGAAGACCCCGCTGATCAAGGACTCGCTGTACAGCATGCTGTCGATCGCCAAGGACAAGGCGCTGGCGCAGCGCGCGCTGGAACTCGCCCTGACCGACGAGCCGGGCGCCACCAACAGCGCGGGCATGATCGGCGCGGTGTCCGGTTCGCATCCGGACATGGCCTTCGATTTCGCGCTGGCCCATCGCGAGCAGGTCGACAAGCTGGTCGACTCCACCTCGCAGGCGCGCTACTACCCCGGCATCGGCGGTGGTTCCTCGGACAAGGCGATGATCGGCAAGCTGCGCGCGTACGCCGACAAGTACATCGCGCCGAGCTCGCGCAACGCCACCGAGACCGCGATCGCCAACATCGAGTACCGCCTCAAGGTGCGCGAGACCCG
- a CDS encoding adenylosuccinate synthase, whose amino-acid sequence MGQSVVVLGAQWGDEGKGKIVDLLTQDIGAVVRFQGGHNAGHTLVIAGKKTVLHLIPSGILRDDALCLIGNGVVLHPGALQKEIAELEGNGVEVRSRLKISPATPLIMPYHIALDQAREKAAGGKAIGTTGRGIGPAYEDKVARRGIRVADLHYPDELAEKLRAALDYHNFVLTQYLKVDAVDFQQTLDEALAFGEYIEPMKADVAGILHELRKAGKKVLFEGAQGSLLDIDHGTYPYVTSSNTTVGGAMAGTGVGADSIDYVLGIAKAYATRVGGGPFPTELNDDVGQGIRDRGQEYGATTGRPRRCGWMDIVALKRAVAINGISGLCITKLDILDGMETLKMCIAYEYRGKRTEYAPLDAKGWEECTPVYLEFPGWSESTAGITEWDKLPPAARAYLRALEELAGCPLAIVSTGPDRDANIVLRDPFA is encoded by the coding sequence ATGGGTCAGTCAGTCGTCGTTCTCGGTGCCCAGTGGGGCGATGAAGGCAAGGGCAAGATCGTCGACCTGCTGACGCAGGACATCGGCGCGGTGGTGCGTTTCCAGGGCGGCCACAACGCCGGCCACACGCTGGTGATCGCCGGCAAGAAGACCGTGCTGCACCTGATCCCGTCCGGCATCCTGCGCGACGACGCGCTGTGCCTGATCGGCAACGGCGTGGTCCTGCACCCGGGCGCGCTGCAGAAGGAAATCGCCGAGCTGGAAGGCAACGGCGTGGAAGTGCGTTCGCGGCTGAAGATCAGCCCGGCGACGCCGCTGATCATGCCGTACCACATCGCCCTGGACCAGGCGCGCGAGAAGGCCGCCGGCGGCAAGGCGATCGGCACCACCGGCCGCGGCATCGGCCCGGCGTATGAAGACAAGGTCGCGCGTCGCGGCATCCGCGTCGCCGACCTGCATTACCCGGACGAGCTGGCCGAGAAGCTGCGCGCGGCGCTCGACTACCACAACTTCGTGCTGACCCAGTACCTGAAGGTCGATGCGGTCGATTTCCAGCAGACGCTGGACGAAGCCTTGGCCTTCGGCGAATACATCGAACCGATGAAGGCCGACGTGGCCGGCATCCTGCACGAGCTGCGCAAGGCCGGGAAGAAGGTGCTGTTCGAGGGCGCGCAGGGCTCGCTGCTCGACATCGACCACGGCACCTATCCGTACGTGACCTCGTCCAACACCACGGTCGGCGGCGCGATGGCCGGTACCGGCGTGGGCGCGGATTCGATCGACTACGTGCTGGGCATCGCCAAGGCGTATGCCACGCGCGTCGGCGGCGGCCCGTTCCCGACCGAGCTCAACGACGACGTCGGCCAGGGCATCCGCGACCGCGGCCAGGAATACGGCGCCACCACCGGCCGCCCGCGCCGTTGCGGCTGGATGGACATCGTCGCGCTGAAGCGCGCGGTGGCGATCAACGGGATCAGCGGCCTGTGCATCACCAAGCTCGACATCCTCGACGGGATGGAGACGCTGAAGATGTGCATCGCCTACGAATACCGCGGCAAGCGCACCGAGTACGCGCCGCTGGACGCCAAGGGCTGGGAGGAGTGCACGCCGGTCTACCTGGAGTTCCCGGGCTGGAGCGAGTCCACCGCCGGCATCACCGAGTGGGACAAGCTGCCGCCGGCCGCACGCGCCTACCTGCGTGCGCTGGAGGAATTGGCGGGCTGCCCGCTGGCGATCGTCAGCACCGGCCCGGACCGCGACGCCAACATCGTCCTGCGCGATCCGTTCGCGTGA
- a CDS encoding TIR domain-containing protein has product MSSGEDAPPEQARPSVFLSYSRADQERVRVLVEALERAGLQVWWDDQIEGGAAYAKAIETALQASDAVIVAWSAHSVGSDWVLDESAHGRDMKKLVPLSLDGTEPPLGFRQYQAIPLAFAHGRIDDASLQAVLRAVLPLAGREAVPRPVARSNAAHDALRRRLLAGGGGALLVAAGVGALGWKRGWFGGAATAAAEGSVAVLPFDNLSGNPGKAYFSDGLSEELRATLARNRKLKVMAKTSSDKFRDSQDGAVRIAGQLGVAFLLDGSVRWAGDQVRVVADLIDGSTGFSRWTHTFERRIDDVFAVQSEIAATVATALAAQVVDPGTPRDQRAASGGTANVAAFDAFLRGRALYETGSDEAAERQSLALFDTAIELDPDYAAAQASRAAALTTLANQYGEVGQRVAMYDQAIAAARRAIALAPKYANAYSMLGFVQFQGKLDARAAREPFEKSDALGRGEANVQARWAQYCARTGRDREATEAMQRALSRDVLNALIYRAAGTVEYAARRFDASIPPLRQALQMNPKMSRAHAHVGDALLNLGKLAQAREEYAAEPVPDFRLAGLAIVEHRDGKQGAARAAMDKLVAELGDSVLYQQAQVLAQWGELDTAMARLLKAREMGDSGLIYARNDPFLDPLRKDPRMAALLAGLGFDG; this is encoded by the coding sequence ATGTCCAGCGGGGAAGATGCGCCACCGGAGCAAGCGCGGCCCAGCGTCTTCCTGAGCTATTCGCGCGCCGACCAGGAACGGGTGCGGGTATTGGTCGAGGCGCTGGAGCGCGCCGGACTGCAGGTCTGGTGGGACGACCAGATCGAAGGCGGCGCGGCCTATGCCAAGGCGATCGAAACCGCCCTGCAGGCCAGCGATGCGGTGATCGTGGCGTGGTCCGCGCATTCGGTGGGCTCGGACTGGGTGCTGGACGAATCCGCGCACGGCCGCGACATGAAGAAGCTGGTGCCGCTGTCGCTGGATGGCACCGAGCCGCCGCTGGGCTTCCGCCAGTACCAGGCGATCCCGCTGGCGTTCGCCCATGGCCGGATCGACGACGCCTCGCTGCAGGCGGTGTTGCGCGCGGTGCTGCCGCTGGCCGGGCGCGAGGCCGTGCCGCGGCCTGTAGCACGGTCGAATGCGGCGCACGATGCGTTGCGCCGGCGCCTGCTGGCGGGCGGTGGCGGCGCGCTGCTGGTGGCTGCCGGCGTCGGTGCGCTGGGCTGGAAGCGCGGCTGGTTCGGCGGAGCGGCAACGGCCGCCGCGGAAGGCAGCGTCGCGGTGTTGCCGTTCGACAACCTCAGCGGCAATCCGGGCAAGGCGTATTTCTCCGATGGGTTGTCGGAGGAATTGCGCGCCACGCTGGCGCGCAACCGCAAGCTGAAGGTGATGGCGAAAACCTCGTCGGACAAATTCCGCGACAGCCAGGATGGCGCGGTGCGCATCGCCGGCCAGCTGGGCGTCGCCTTCCTGCTGGACGGCAGCGTGCGCTGGGCCGGCGACCAGGTGCGGGTGGTGGCCGACCTGATCGACGGCAGCACCGGCTTCAGCCGCTGGACGCATACCTTCGAGCGGCGCATCGACGACGTGTTCGCGGTGCAGAGCGAGATCGCGGCCACCGTGGCCACCGCACTGGCCGCCCAGGTCGTCGACCCGGGCACGCCGCGGGACCAGCGCGCGGCCTCCGGCGGCACGGCCAACGTGGCCGCGTTCGACGCCTTCCTGCGCGGCCGCGCGCTGTACGAAACCGGCAGCGACGAAGCCGCCGAGCGCCAGTCGCTGGCGCTGTTCGATACCGCGATCGAACTGGATCCCGACTACGCGGCCGCGCAGGCCTCGCGCGCGGCGGCACTGACCACGCTGGCCAACCAGTACGGCGAGGTCGGCCAGCGGGTGGCGATGTACGACCAGGCGATCGCCGCGGCGCGGCGCGCGATCGCGCTGGCGCCGAAGTACGCCAATGCCTATTCGATGCTCGGTTTCGTCCAGTTCCAGGGCAAGCTGGATGCGCGCGCGGCGCGCGAGCCGTTCGAGAAATCCGATGCGCTGGGGCGGGGCGAGGCCAACGTGCAGGCGCGCTGGGCGCAGTACTGCGCGCGCACCGGGCGCGATCGCGAGGCGACCGAGGCGATGCAGCGCGCGTTGTCGCGCGACGTGCTGAACGCGCTGATCTACCGTGCCGCCGGCACCGTGGAATACGCGGCGCGGCGCTTCGATGCATCGATCCCGCCGTTGCGCCAGGCGCTGCAGATGAACCCGAAGATGTCGCGTGCGCATGCGCATGTCGGCGATGCGCTGCTGAACCTCGGCAAGTTGGCGCAGGCGCGCGAGGAATACGCCGCCGAGCCGGTGCCGGATTTCAGGCTGGCGGGCCTGGCCATCGTCGAGCATCGCGACGGCAAGCAGGGCGCCGCGCGTGCCGCGATGGACAAGCTCGTCGCCGAACTCGGCGACAGCGTGCTGTACCAGCAGGCGCAGGTGCTGGCGCAATGGGGCGAGCTGGACACGGCCATGGCGCGGCTGCTGAAGGCGCGCGAGATGGGCGACTCCGGCCTGATCTACGCGCGCAACGACCCGTTCCTGGATCCCCTGCGCAAGGACCCGCGGATGGCGGCGCTGCTGGCCGGGCTGGGCTTCGACGGTTGA